Genomic segment of Acidobacteriota bacterium:
CCTCCGACAACTTCTGGGCGATACCCCAGGCGATGCTGCGCTTATTGGCCAATCCAAAGATGACGGCGACTTTGCCCTTGAGATCGATCATGGTTCTCTTGTCCTTCTCCTGTTGGTGTTCGTTGCTAAGAATAGCAGCGCGCGGAAGCAATCGTTGGAAATGGAGCGGTTGAGTAGCATCCTGTGGATAACCAGACTTATCAAACGATAATCTTTATCGTCTTTTGCTGTATACTCAAATCCGTGGAGCAAACCTTCCGCCAACTCTGCGCCGACCACGGCATTGCCATGACGCATCAGCGTCAGGTGCTGTATCAGGTCATGCAGGGGATGGAAGGTCACCCAAGCCCGGAGGAGGTCTACGCCCGGGTGAAGAGGAAGGTGCCGGCCATCTCGCTGGCCACCGTCTACAAGAACATCCATCTCTTTGTGGAGAGCGGCATCTTCCGCAAGATGAGCGTGCACCATGGCTCCGTGCGCGTCGAGATGAACAGCAGGGAGCACCATCACATGGTCTGCTCCCGATGCAAATCCATTACCGACATCGGCGAGAAGGAGCTCGGGCTCAGTCCCGCTCGCCGCAAACTGGCCGACGGGTTCCTGGTGGAGAGGTACGCCGTCGATGTCATCGGTCTCTGCGCAAAGTGTCAGCAGACCTCGTGAATTGCCGTAGGCGGTAAGAACACTAACTGATGCAGGCAAGCAGGATGGCCCGGAAAGAGGGAAATCCCGCAACGGACTCGCTGCGCCAAAAAGCTGTATTCAACGAAGTTCATAACAAACAACAGAGAGAGGAATTAACTGACATGCTGCAAATTGGAGAGAAGTTCCCCGACTTCGAGCTCACTGCCACTGTTTCCACCGAGAAGGACGAGACCAAGGCTTTCAAAACCATCACCGGTGAGACCTACCCCGGCAAGTGGAAGCTCTTCTTCTTCTGGCCCAAGGACTTCACCTTCGTCTGCCCGACGGAGATCGCCGCCTTCGGCAAGCTGAACGGCGAGTTCGCCGACCGCGACTGCCAGGTTCTCGGCGCCAGCACCGATAACGAGTACGTCCACGCCGCATGGCGCACGCATCACGAAGACCTGAAGAACCTGCCCTTCCCCATGCTGTCGGACATCAAGCGAGACCTCAGCGGACAGCTAGGTATCCTCGACGAGAAGGCCGGCGTCGCCCAGCGCGCAACCTTCCTCGTCGATCCCGACAACATCATCCGCTTCATCTACGTCACAGACCTCTCCGTCGGCCGCAATCCGCAGGAGGTCCTCCGCGTGCTCGACGCGCTCCAGACCGACGAGCTATGCCCCTGCAACTGGCAGAAGGGCGAAGCCACGCTGGCCTAATCACAAAGGTGCAGAATACATCCGTCGAGGGCCGAAGGCCCGTAAGATACCAGCCTGGGGCGTTAGCCCCAGGTTTGGGTCCAACACAGCCGGTACGAGGGCTGAAAGCCCGCTCGATAGCTGTTGAGGGAAGAGAGAAAAATCATGTCCATGGAAGACCTGACCGGCACCCTGCCGGCCTATGCAAAAGACCTGAAGCTCAACTACTCGTCGCTGGTAAAGCAGAACACCGAGCTGACGCCACAGCAACTCTGGGGGACGGTCATCGCCTCGGCCATCGCCACCAGAAACCAGGAGCTGACGGCTGCTGCATTTGCCGAAGCCCAGGCAGCAGGTCTCAGCGCCGATGCCATCGATGCCGTCAAGGCCGCCGCGGCGATCATGGGCATGAACAACATCTACTACCGCTTCCACCACCTCACTAAGAACGAGAAGTACGCCACGCTGCCGTCGCGTCTGCGCATGAACGTCCTGCGCGGCCACAAGGTTGATCACGTTGACTTCGAACTCTGGTGCCTGGTCGTCAGCGCCGTCAACGCCTGCGACAAGTGCGTCGACTCGCACGAGCGCGTGCTGCGCGAAAAGGGAGCAACCGAGGAACTGATCAACGCAGCCATCCGCGTCACC
This window contains:
- a CDS encoding carboxymuconolactone decarboxylase family protein — translated: MSMEDLTGTLPAYAKDLKLNYSSLVKQNTELTPQQLWGTVIASAIATRNQELTAAAFAEAQAAGLSADAIDAVKAAAAIMGMNNIYYRFHHLTKNEKYATLPSRLRMNVLRGHKVDHVDFELWCLVVSAVNACDKCVDSHERVLREKGATEELINAAIRVTSVIHAIGVVLDSEKAAPTPVEAVA
- a CDS encoding peroxiredoxin codes for the protein MLQIGEKFPDFELTATVSTEKDETKAFKTITGETYPGKWKLFFFWPKDFTFVCPTEIAAFGKLNGEFADRDCQVLGASTDNEYVHAAWRTHHEDLKNLPFPMLSDIKRDLSGQLGILDEKAGVAQRATFLVDPDNIIRFIYVTDLSVGRNPQEVLRVLDALQTDELCPCNWQKGEATLA
- a CDS encoding transcriptional repressor — its product is MTHQRQVLYQVMQGMEGHPSPEEVYARVKRKVPAISLATVYKNIHLFVESGIFRKMSVHHGSVRVEMNSREHHHMVCSRCKSITDIGEKELGLSPARRKLADGFLVERYAVDVIGLCAKCQQTS